A window from Actinomycetospora corticicola encodes these proteins:
- a CDS encoding heme o synthase: MATVRAYLALTKARIIEQLLVVTVPAMMLAQRAVPSLWLVLAVLLGGAMAAASAHALNCVIDADIDAKMARTRKRPLARDAVPRSHALVFGLVLGAISAVWLGLTANWTAAALSVAAIAFYIVVYTLVLKRRTSQNIVWGGAAGCMPVVIGWAAVTGNVGWPALVLFGIIFFWTPPHFWALAMRYRDEYAAAGVPMLPVVASPQRVSRQIVLYSWAMVAWSVLLVPATSWIYLATAVVGGTWFLVAAHRLDRAVHRDEVVNSMRLFHLSNTYLTGLFVAVAVDSAFGWPVFGWPF; encoded by the coding sequence GTGGCCACCGTCCGCGCGTACCTCGCGTTGACCAAGGCCCGGATCATCGAGCAGCTGCTCGTGGTCACCGTGCCGGCGATGATGCTCGCGCAGCGTGCGGTGCCCTCGCTCTGGTTGGTCCTGGCGGTGCTGCTCGGCGGCGCCATGGCCGCGGCGAGCGCCCACGCGCTGAACTGCGTGATCGACGCCGACATCGACGCCAAGATGGCCCGCACGCGGAAGCGGCCGCTGGCGCGCGACGCCGTGCCGCGCTCCCACGCCCTGGTGTTCGGCCTGGTGCTGGGGGCGATCTCGGCCGTGTGGCTGGGCCTCACCGCCAACTGGACGGCCGCGGCCCTCTCGGTCGCCGCGATCGCCTTCTACATCGTGGTCTACACGCTGGTGCTCAAGCGCCGGACCTCGCAGAACATCGTGTGGGGCGGCGCCGCCGGCTGCATGCCCGTCGTCATCGGGTGGGCGGCCGTCACCGGCAACGTCGGCTGGCCGGCCCTGGTGCTCTTCGGGATCATCTTCTTCTGGACCCCACCGCACTTCTGGGCCCTCGCGATGCGCTACCGCGACGAGTACGCCGCCGCCGGGGTGCCGATGCTCCCCGTGGTCGCGTCCCCGCAGCGGGTCTCGCGCCAGATCGTCCTCTACTCGTGGGCGATGGTGGCCTGGTCGGTGCTCCTGGTCCCGGCCACGTCGTGGATCTACCTCGCCACCGCCGTCGTCGGCGGCACGTGGTTCCTCGTCGCCGCCCACCGGCTGGACCGGGCCGTGCACCGCGACGAGGTCGTCAACTCGATGCGCCTGTTCCACCTGTCGAACACCTACCTCACGGGTCTGTTCGTCGCGGTGGCGGTGGACTCGGCCTTCGGGTGGCCGGTCTTCGGCTGGCCCTTCTAG